The window GATCGGCGCCCGGGCCATCGTGCGGGGGTTGCGAGCGGTCTCCGACTTCGAGTACGAGTTCCAGATGGCGCTCATGAACCGGAAGCTCCGCGAGGAGATCGAGACCGTCTTCCTGATGCCTCACGAGGCCTACTCCTACATTTCCTCGCGCCTCATCAAGGAGGTCGCCGCCTATGGCGGCTCGGTGGTGGGACTCGTCCCCCCCGGTGTGGAAAAACGATTGGCCGACAAGTTCTCCCGGCGGTGATCGCCACCCGGACCCAGGAGGGTCGACGCATTCATGCTGGCTGACCGTGCCCGGCGCCTGCAGCCGTCCCCGACGCTCGCCATCACCGCCAAGGCGCGGGCCATGCGGGCTCAGGGCCTCGACGTCATCTCCTTCGGCGCGGGCGAGCCCGACTTCGACACGCCCGAGCGCGTGAAAGCCGCCGCCATCCGGGCGCTCGCCGAAGGCCAGACGAAGTACACGGAGACCTCCGGCATCCCGGAGCTGCGGGCCGCCGTGTGCGCCAAGCTCAAGCGCGACAACGGGCTCGACTACCAGCCGGCCGACATCGTCGTCTCGGTGGGCGCCAAGCACACGCTCTACAACATCTGCGCGGTGCTGGTCGGGCCCGGCGACGAGGTCCTGGTGCCGGCGCCTTACTGGGTGAGCTACACCGAGCAAGTGCGTCTCTGCGAGGGGACGCCCGTGATCGTCCCGACCGACGAGGCGCGCGGCTTCCAGCTCGATCTGGCGGCGCTCCGCGCCGCGGTGACGCCGCGGACGAAGCTCCTCATCCTGAACAGCCCGAACAACCCGACGGGCGCCGTTTACTCGCGCGCCGACCTCCAGGCGGTGGCCGCGCTGGCCGTCGAGCGGGGCGTGTGGGTCGTCTCCGACGAGTGCTACGAGGCCCTCTCCTACGAGGACCGGGCGCCGTCCATCGCCGGGCTCGGCCCCGAGATCAAGACCCGCGCGCTCGTCGTGCAGACCTGCTCCAAGGCGTATGCGATGACCGGCTGGCGCATCGGCTATGCCGCCGGGCCCCGCGAGGTGATCCGCGCGATCGGTGATTTCCAGAGCCAGTGCACCTCGAACCCGGCGTCCATCGCCCAGTGGGCCGCGGTCGAGGCGCTGGGCGGTCCGCAGGACGAGGTGGCCAAGATGGCCGGCGAGTTCGACCGGCGCCGGCGTGCGATCGTCGACGGACTCAACCGCATCCCCGGGATCCGCTGCGGGATGCCGCAGGGGGCGTTCTACGCGTTTCCCGACGTCTCCGGCCTCTTCGGCCGTCGCCTCGGCGACCAGCGCCTCGGGAGCTCGGCCGACGTCGCGGCCTTCCTCCTGGACGAGGCGCGCGTGGCCGTGGTCCCCGGCGCCGACTTCGGCTCGGACCGCCACGTCCGCCTCTCGTACGCGTGCGGCCTCGACACGATCCGAGAAGGTCTGGCCCGGATCGCCGCCGCCTGCCGGCGGCTCGAGGGATGACTGCCGGCGGCATGAGGAGATCCGGGCCACGTCCGAGGGGACCGGTGTGACCGACCCCTCCTGGGACGCGGCCGTCGCCCGCGCGGCCGACGCCCGGCTGATCCTCGTGATCGGTGAGACGGACACCGGGAAGACGAGCTTCACCACGTTCCTGGCCGGCACGCTCCTCGAGCGCGGGCTGTCCGTCGGGGTCGTGGACGCCGACCTGGGGCAGTCGGATATCGGCCCCCCGACCACGGTCGGGCTCGGGCGCCTCCGGGCGCCGGTCGAGCGGCTCGGCGACGCGGAGGTCCTCGGCCTTTACTTCGTCGGCTCCACCTCGCCCCAGGGACACCTCCTGCCGACCGTCCTGGGGACGCGGATGATGGCCCAGAAGGCGGTGCGACTCGGCTTCGACCGGGTCGTCGTCGACACGTCGGGCATGGTCCAGGGCGAGATGGGGCGCCTCCTCAAGCAGCACAAGATCGATCTCGTCGAGCCCGATCTCGTCCTGTGCCTCCAGCGCAACGGCGAATGCGAGCACATCCTCCGGCCCTACGAGGCGAGCCAGCGTCCGACGATCCTGCGCCTGGCCTCCGCGGGGACTACCCGCCGGCGCTCGCAGGAGGAGCGCCGGCAGCACCGAGAGCGGAGCCTCCAGGCCTACTTCGCCGGGGCCCGGCCGATCTCCCTCGATCTCGGTCGCATCGTGCTCCGGCAGCCGGCGCTCTACGTGGGTCAGCCGCTCCCGCCGCGCCAGGTCGAGGACCTCGCCACGCTCCTTGACGACATGGTGCTGTGGGCGGAGCGGCGCGGCAACGAGCTGGTCCTGGTGACTCCCGATCCGCTGAAGGAGCCGCAGGTCCGCCAGATCCAGAAGCGGCACGAAGACCTGGGGCTCCAGAACTACTCGCTCGACGACTTCCAGGGCGTCCTGGCCGGGCTCGACGACGCGCAGCGCGAGACGCTGGGGCTCGGCGTGGTGCGCTCGATCGACTTCGCCAAGCAGACGCTGGTGGTCGAGACGGCCGTGCCGGAGTCGGAGATCGCCGCGGTCCGCCTCGGCCGCCACAAGCTCCGCTGACCTACTGAACCTCGTAGACCGTGGCGGTGACGCTGGCGCCCTCGCGGACGAGCGCGCCCAGCCGGCCGCGTTCGAGCGCCAGGTCGAGGGGCGAGCCGGCCTCCTCGGCGAGCGCCACCTGCACG of the Candidatus Methylomirabilota bacterium genome contains:
- a CDS encoding Clp1/GlmU family protein; its protein translation is MTDPSWDAAVARAADARLILVIGETDTGKTSFTTFLAGTLLERGLSVGVVDADLGQSDIGPPTTVGLGRLRAPVERLGDAEVLGLYFVGSTSPQGHLLPTVLGTRMMAQKAVRLGFDRVVVDTSGMVQGEMGRLLKQHKIDLVEPDLVLCLQRNGECEHILRPYEASQRPTILRLASAGTTRRRSQEERRQHRERSLQAYFAGARPISLDLGRIVLRQPALYVGQPLPPRQVEDLATLLDDMVLWAERRGNELVLVTPDPLKEPQVRQIQKRHEDLGLQNYSLDDFQGVLAGLDDAQRETLGLGVVRSIDFAKQTLVVETAVPESEIAAVRLGRHKLR
- the coaD gene encoding pantetheine-phosphate adenylyltransferase; protein product: MATRAVYPGSFDPLTNGHLDLIERSLRMFDELVVAVVTNPAKTALFSDEERVEMIREATRDLRHLEIRVFEGLLVDFVTAIGARAIVRGLRAVSDFEYEFQMALMNRKLREEIETVFLMPHEAYSYISSRLIKEVAAYGGSVVGLVPPGVEKRLADKFSRR
- a CDS encoding pyridoxal phosphate-dependent aminotransferase — its product is MLADRARRLQPSPTLAITAKARAMRAQGLDVISFGAGEPDFDTPERVKAAAIRALAEGQTKYTETSGIPELRAAVCAKLKRDNGLDYQPADIVVSVGAKHTLYNICAVLVGPGDEVLVPAPYWVSYTEQVRLCEGTPVIVPTDEARGFQLDLAALRAAVTPRTKLLILNSPNNPTGAVYSRADLQAVAALAVERGVWVVSDECYEALSYEDRAPSIAGLGPEIKTRALVVQTCSKAYAMTGWRIGYAAGPREVIRAIGDFQSQCTSNPASIAQWAAVEALGGPQDEVAKMAGEFDRRRRAIVDGLNRIPGIRCGMPQGAFYAFPDVSGLFGRRLGDQRLGSSADVAAFLLDEARVAVVPGADFGSDRHVRLSYACGLDTIREGLARIAAACRRLEG